Within the Arthrobacter caoxuetaonis genome, the region AACTGGTCCGCAACGGGGACATCACCGGTGTCACCCGGGAACAGGCCGTGACCAACCTGATCAAGGGCCTGGGCAAGGGCGTCCTCAAGATCATGTCCAAGATGGGTATCTCCACGGTGGCCTCCTACTGCGGCGCCCAGACGTTCGAAGCGATTGGCCTCGGCCAGGAGCTCGTGGACGAATTCTTCCACGGCACCCAGACCCAGCTAGGCGGCGTCGGGCTGGATGTGATTGCTGCGGAGAATGCGGCACGCCACACCAGTGCCTACCCGTCCGACGAGATCGAGGAACCGCACCGCAGCCTGGATAACGGCGGCGAATACCAGTGGCGCCGTGAAGGCCCGCCGCACCTGTTCAATCCGGAAACTGTTTTCCGCCTGCAGCACTCCACGCGCGAACGGCGCTACGACGTGTTCAAGGCCTACACCCGCGGCGTGGATGACCAGGCCAAGGACCTGATGACGCTGCGCGGCCTGCTGGACTTCAAAACGGGGGAGCGTCCGCCTGTTCCGCTGGAGGAAGTCGAACCGGTTTCCTCGATCGTGAAGCGGTTCTCCACCGGCGCGATGAGCTACGGCTCCATCTCGCAGGAAGCGCACGAGACCCTGGCGATCGCCATGAACCGGCTGGGCGCCAAGTCCAACACCGGTGAAGGCGGCGAGGACGTGGACCGCCTCCTGGATCCCGAGCGCCGCTCCGCCATCAAGCAGGTTGCCTCCGGCCGTTTCGGCGTGACCAGCCTGTACCTGACCAATGCCGATGATCTGCAGATCAAGATGGCGCAGGGCGCCAAGCCAGGCGAAGGCGGCCAGCTGATGGCGCAGAAGGTCTACCCGTGGGTGGCCAGCACGCGCCACTCCACTCCCGGTGTCGGCCTGATCTCCCCGCCACCGCACCACGACATCTACTCGATCGAGGACCTGGCGCAGCTGATCTACGACCTGAAGCGGGCCAACCCGTCCGCCCGGGTCCACGTGAAGCTTGTCTCCGAAGCCGGAATCGGCACCGTGGCAGCCGGCGTGACCAAGGCGAAGGCCGACGTCGTGCTGGTGTCCGGGCACGACGGCGGCACCGGTGCCTCGCCGCTGAACTCGCTGAAGCACGCCGGTGCTCCCTGGGAGCTCGGCCTCGCCGAAACCCAGCAGACCCTGATGCTCAACGGCCTGCGCGACCGCGTGGTGGTGCAGGTGGACGGCCAGCTCAAGACCGGGCGCGACGTCGTTATCGCCGCCCTGCTGGGCGGCGAGGAATTCGGATTCGCGACCGCCCCGCTGGTGGTCTCGGGATGCATCATGATGCGCGTCTGCCACCTGGACACCTGCCCGGTGGGCGTGGCAACCCAGAATCCCGAGCTGCGCGCCCGCTTCTCCGGCAAGCCGGAGTTCGTGGTGAACTTCTTCGAGTTCCTGGCTGAGGAAGTGCGTGAACTGCTCGCCGAACTCGGATTCCGTTCCCTTGAGGAAGCAATCGGCCACACCGAAATGCTGGACACCAAGGCAGCAGTGGACCATTGGAAGGCCGACGGCCTGGACCTGGAGCCGATCCTGCGCGGCCACGAAGTGGACCCCGGTGCACCGCTGCGCAACCTGGTGACCCAGAACCACGAACTGGATGCGCACTTCGACAACAAACTGATCGAGATGAGCGCCGACGCACTGCAGAACCGGCAGCCGGTGCGGATCACGCTGGACGTGGTCAACACCGACCGGTCTGTGGGCACCATGCTCGGCCACACGGTCACCAAGACCTTCGGAACCGACGTGCTGGCAACAGACACGATCGACATCACGCTGACCGGCCAGGCCGGCCAGTCGCTGGGAGCGTTCCTTCCGGCCGGCATCACGCTGCGCCTGTTCGGTGACTCCAACGACTATGTCGGCAAGGGGCTTTCCGGCGGACGGATCATCGTCCGCCCGGACCGTGCCAACGTCTTCCCTGCCGAGCGCAACGTCGTGGCCGGAAACGTGATCGGTTACGGCGCCACCAGCGGCGAGATGTTCCTTAGCGGCCAGGTCGGCGAACGCTTCCTGGTCCGGAACTCCGGTGCCACCGCCGTCGTCGAGGGAATCGGTGACCACGGCTGCGAATACATGACCGGCGGCCAGGCACTGGTCCTGGGCTCCACGGGACGGAACTTCGGTGCCGGCATGTCCGGCGGCACCGCGTTCGTCGTGGACCTCGACCGCGCCCGGGTCAACAAGGACGCCATGGAGTCCGGCGAACTGCTGCTTCTGCAGCCCGACGCCGAGGACGTGGACATTGTCCGCGGCCTGCTGCTCAAGCATGTCGAGGAAACCGGCTCCGCGCTGGCGTCCTCGCTGCTGGAGGACTTTGAAACGACTGTTTCCCGCATAACCAAGGTGCTGCCGCGCGACTACGCGGCAGTTCTCGATGCCCGCGCCTCCGCGGCTGAAGCAGGGCTGGACCCTGACGGCGCCGAAGCATGGACCAAGATTCTGGAGGTAACCGGTGGCTGACCCACGCGGATTTCTGAAAGTGCGCGAGCGCCAAACCCAGCCGCGCCGGCCCGTACCTGTACGCATCATGGACTTCAAGGAAGTCTACGAACGGCAGGAAAAGGGTGTACTGAAGGAGCAGGCCGGACGCTGCATGGACTGCGGCATCCCGTTCTGCCACCAGGGCTGCCCGCTGGGCAACCTCATTCCGGAATGGAACGACCTCACCTGGCGGGACAAAGGCCAGGAAGCGATCGAACGCCTGCACGCGACGAACAACTTCCCCGAGTTCACCGGCCGGCTCTGCCCGGCGCCCTGCGAGGCATCCTGCGTGCTGGGAATCAACCAGCCCGCCGTGACGATCAAGCAGGTGGAAGTTTCCATCATCGACCAGGCCTTTGACGAGAACTGGGTTGTTCCGCACGCTCCGGAGCGGCTGACCGACAAGACCATCGCCGTCGTCGGCTCCGGACCTGCGGGCCTGGCTGTGGCCCAGCAGCTCACCCGGGCCGGCCACACCGTGGCCGTGTACGAACGCGATGACAAGATCGGCGGCCTGCTGCGTTACGGCATCCCCGACTTCAAGATGGAGAAGGACCAGATCGACCGCCGGCTGGACCAGATGCGCGCCGAAGGCACGCGCTTCCGCACCGGCGTCGAAGTGGGCAAGGATATTTCGTGGGAGCAGCTGCGCCGCCGGTACGACGCCGTAGTGGTTGCCACCGGTGCCACAGTTCCGCGCGACCTGCCCATTCCCGGGCGTGAACTCTCCGGCGTGCACTTCGCGATGGACTACCTGGTGCAGTCCAACCGTGCCGTTGCGGGGGAGAAGGTCAAGAACCAGATCCACGCCGAGGGCAAGCATGTGGTGATCCTGGGCGGCGGAGACACCGGTGCTGACTGCATCGGCACCGCGCACCGGCACCAGGCAGCGTCGGTCACCACGCTGGCGATTGGCCAGCAGCCGCCGGCGGAGCGGGCGGCGCACCAGCCGTGGCCGATGTACCCGACCCTGTTCGAGGTTGCCAGTGCCCACGAAGAAGGCGGTGAGCGGACCTATCTTGCCTCGACAGTCGAGTTTGTGGGCGAGAACGGCAAGCTCACGGGCGTAAAGGTCGCGGAGACCGAGTTCGTGGACGGAAAGCGCCTGCCGAAGGCGGGAACCGAGCGGATCATCCCCGCGGACCTTGTCTTCCTCTCCCTGGGCTTCACCGGACCGGAACCGGCAGGGCTGGCCGAACAGGTGAACGCCGAGTTCGACGAGCGGACCAACGTGAAGCGCGACGGGTACTACATGACGAACACGCCCGGCGTCTTCGCCGCCGGTGACGCGGGCAGGGGACAGTCCCTGATCGTCTGGGCCATTGCCGAAGGGCGGGCCTGTGCGGCCGCCGTCGACAAATGGCTCGAGGGCTCCACCCGGCTTCCCGCGCCGGTTGCACCGACGGACCGGGCCATCGCCCCGCTGTAAAAAGACAGAGACGGACGCCAAAGGCGCCGGACCCCGGTCCGGCGCCTTTGCCGCAGCCACGGGGGAGCGCTCCCATGACTGCGTAAAAGGAATCGGACGACTAGGGTAGGACATATGAGACGCGCAAAGATTGTTGCAACCTTCGGACCCGCCATTGCCAGTTACGAAAACACCGTGGCCGTGCTGCGTGCGGGGGTGGACGTAGCTCGCATGAACATGAGCCACGGCGATCATTCCGTCCACAACACCACGTACGAAAACGTCCGCCGGGCCTCCGCTGAGCTCGGGAAGCCGGTGGGTATTTTTGCCGACCTCCAAGGCCCCAAGATCCGGCTCGGCCGGTTTACGGACGGTCCGCATTTCCTGAACCG harbors:
- the gltB gene encoding glutamate synthase large subunit, which translates into the protein MTHSMSPQPAQVVSPFQRFAAYPEDAGLYRAENEKDACGLAVIATLRGEPGHDIVDAALTALRNLEHRGAVGADEGTGDGAGILTQVPDEFFRAVTDFELPAAGSYAVGTAFLPTEEREQETARTGVEAIAESEGLTVLGWREVPIAADIVGAMSRACMPYFVQVFLAPVDAACTDLDARAFRVRKRSQNKFGVYFPSLSSKTMVYKGMVTTAQLEPFFPDLSDPRFKTKLGIVHSRFSTNTFPSWPLAQPFRAIAHNGEINTVKGNRNWMRARQSQLKSPLLGDTPEELFPICTPGASDSASFDEVAELLMLSGRPITHAVMMMIPEAWENHATMDPARRAFYQYHSMLMEPWDGPAAVSFTDGDQVGAVLDRNGLRPARYWITEDGLVVLASEVGVVDIDPAKVVRKGRVSPGKMFLVDTAEGRLIEDSEIKAEIAAANPWAEWVRENQVSLEELPEREHVLHTKASINRRQRTFGYTQEELRILLGPMARTGAEPLGAMGSDTPIAVLSKRPRLLFDYFVQSFAQVTNPPLDAIREELVTSMQNSIGPNGNLLALGQVKTHQIALKFPVINNDELAKIANLTNEDGEKLSLKVRGLYRPDGGESELRARISEICEKVSGAVNRGVEYIVLSDRDSSAQWAPIPSLLLLSAVHHHLLKSANRTKISLLVEAGDVREVHHVAVLIGYGASAVNPYLAMESCEELVRNGDITGVTREQAVTNLIKGLGKGVLKIMSKMGISTVASYCGAQTFEAIGLGQELVDEFFHGTQTQLGGVGLDVIAAENAARHTSAYPSDEIEEPHRSLDNGGEYQWRREGPPHLFNPETVFRLQHSTRERRYDVFKAYTRGVDDQAKDLMTLRGLLDFKTGERPPVPLEEVEPVSSIVKRFSTGAMSYGSISQEAHETLAIAMNRLGAKSNTGEGGEDVDRLLDPERRSAIKQVASGRFGVTSLYLTNADDLQIKMAQGAKPGEGGQLMAQKVYPWVASTRHSTPGVGLISPPPHHDIYSIEDLAQLIYDLKRANPSARVHVKLVSEAGIGTVAAGVTKAKADVVLVSGHDGGTGASPLNSLKHAGAPWELGLAETQQTLMLNGLRDRVVVQVDGQLKTGRDVVIAALLGGEEFGFATAPLVVSGCIMMRVCHLDTCPVGVATQNPELRARFSGKPEFVVNFFEFLAEEVRELLAELGFRSLEEAIGHTEMLDTKAAVDHWKADGLDLEPILRGHEVDPGAPLRNLVTQNHELDAHFDNKLIEMSADALQNRQPVRITLDVVNTDRSVGTMLGHTVTKTFGTDVLATDTIDITLTGQAGQSLGAFLPAGITLRLFGDSNDYVGKGLSGGRIIVRPDRANVFPAERNVVAGNVIGYGATSGEMFLSGQVGERFLVRNSGATAVVEGIGDHGCEYMTGGQALVLGSTGRNFGAGMSGGTAFVVDLDRARVNKDAMESGELLLLQPDAEDVDIVRGLLLKHVEETGSALASSLLEDFETTVSRITKVLPRDYAAVLDARASAAEAGLDPDGAEAWTKILEVTGG
- a CDS encoding glutamate synthase subunit beta, which codes for MADPRGFLKVRERQTQPRRPVPVRIMDFKEVYERQEKGVLKEQAGRCMDCGIPFCHQGCPLGNLIPEWNDLTWRDKGQEAIERLHATNNFPEFTGRLCPAPCEASCVLGINQPAVTIKQVEVSIIDQAFDENWVVPHAPERLTDKTIAVVGSGPAGLAVAQQLTRAGHTVAVYERDDKIGGLLRYGIPDFKMEKDQIDRRLDQMRAEGTRFRTGVEVGKDISWEQLRRRYDAVVVATGATVPRDLPIPGRELSGVHFAMDYLVQSNRAVAGEKVKNQIHAEGKHVVILGGGDTGADCIGTAHRHQAASVTTLAIGQQPPAERAAHQPWPMYPTLFEVASAHEEGGERTYLASTVEFVGENGKLTGVKVAETEFVDGKRLPKAGTERIIPADLVFLSLGFTGPEPAGLAEQVNAEFDERTNVKRDGYYMTNTPGVFAAGDAGRGQSLIVWAIAEGRACAAAVDKWLEGSTRLPAPVAPTDRAIAPL